The following nucleotide sequence is from Salvelinus namaycush isolate Seneca chromosome 23, SaNama_1.0, whole genome shotgun sequence.
agaaattgcagagcgccaaattaaaatgaattactatgaaaattaatataaaatcaaacttgtcagaattcaaataggcttttcagcgaaagcatacgatgctattatctgagcatagcaccatagtaaacaaaagagagaaaacatttcaaccctgcaaccgcgacacaaaacgcagaaataaaaatataatccatgccttacctttgacgagcttctgttgttggcactccaatatgtcccataaacatcacaaatggtccttttgttcgattaattccgtcgatatatatccaaaatgtccatttatttggcgcgtttgatccagaaaaacttGCTTGGTTCCAACTTGCTTAAACGTGaggacaaaatatctcaaaggttacctgtaaaactttgccaaaaaatgtcaaactacttttgtaatacaactttaggtatttttttacgttaataatcgataaaattgaatacgggatgatatgtgttcaatacaggattaaaatgaaatgttgcatgccttctgtttgattgacgCGCATCTCCAGGACACCTGGAGCGCCTcaacttcaagatggccgtatttcttcattacacaaaggaataacctcaacctatttctcaggactgttgacatctagtggaagccgtaggaactgcaagcaattcgcttagaaatctggtttcccaatgaaacctcattgaaaagacagtgacctcaaaaaagaaaaacatctgaatggtttgtcctctgggttttgcctgctaaataagttctgttatactcacagacatgactcaaacagttttagaaacttcagagtgttttatatccaaatctactaataattaatatgcatatcttatctcctgcggatgagtaactggcagttgaatttgggtatgcttttcatccaaatgtgaaaatgctgccccctaccctagagaagttaagggagAAATAAAGGTTTATGGCCCGTATCACTAGTGTCCTGCCTAGCAGTAAAGAACGATGTTTGTACAGATGGGTAGGAGGAGACTCAGTCTATGAGGAacggttaaatatcagtgcttgtgtgaaaatgtttttgtctgaatgcagctgtattgacgcTCTGGGcagaataaacttggttaagcttcataagaattagaacctaacagctGGCGCTGCAAGCAGGGTTCACCACGTTTGTAGTAAAACAAAAGAGTCCAGTGGAGAAGGAGCTGGCAACAAACAAGGTAGGCACAGTTCCTACACCTGTTTCCACTCATTTTGACATCTTGGGGAGATGAGAATCGTAGGCTGAACAATTATAGGAGACGGACCTAGAAAGCCTGAGTTTATTCAGTAGGCCCATTGTGTTACGACCGGTCGTAGCTTTGTGGTATATAGTAGGTTGGTTCCTGCTAGTACTATAAAGTATAGGGTAAGTTCCGGAAGGTAAACTCCAGCAGGCTGGGACCTGTGAAGGGTAAGTTCTAGGGAATAAGAAACGGGTGGGGTTGGTTCCCTGCTAAACCTGTAACGAGAGGGTGAAAGGCCCAGTCGCAGTGGCCATGAGAGCgcagggtgtgagtgtgtgtgggtgtgtatgaagGTTTGAACAAGCTCTTTTATAGGGGTTCGttcccaggtaggggcgaggagagggacggaagctatactgttacattgatgctgttgacccggatcactggttgctgtggaaaaggaggaggtcggaGGAGGTCAAAGGAGGGtgagtgtaaccggtgtgaaatggctagctagttagcggggtgcgcgcaaatagcgtttcaatcggtgacgtcactcgctctgagaccttgaagtagttgtttcccatgctttgcaagggctgcggcttttgtggattCGATAGGTAACAATGCTTTGTGGGAGACtattgttgatgtgtgcagagggtctctGATTCGAAACctaggtaggggcgaggagagggacgaaaGCAACACTTACATTGGGGCTGTGATCCGGATCACTGGTAACTGGGAGACCGATGTGAGTACAGGGGAGGCTGTTATTCAAATGTCACAAATTAGTGATCTTACCATAGGAGGAGAGTCTATGTTGTCAGGAAATGACCCATGTGTTGCAGTGTGTATATCCTCAGGTGAAAGTAGCACATGAGGAGCTGGAGATAACCAAGAGCACGGGCTGAATTCTGGAgattgagtgtacatcaagatacaccaggcggGGGTGTTGGGACAGTGTTGGTCTGGTCCACATACAGTACTCCTTACAGCACCTGCAGCGTTAATGATCGTCACATCTCACCTCGGTGGGTGCATAGTTCTCACGTGAAGTGAGGTCCAGATGcataatgggtgagcttgaagacaccatgacagaggaagcagagcgagagagagagagagactagattccactgtaGACATGCAGATGGGTcgggtctgggagctactttaaacATCATAGTTGGGTTGGGGTTAGCTGCTTTATTGGTTAATGCATCATATGAAAGAGGATAGATGTTGGGCTAATTGTACTCTGAACAACATTTTGACGgcattgatgtgaaagcatatacagtCCTGAGTTACCTCAAGAGGATGTAGCGTTGATTATGGATGCGCACTTGCCTATCAGGTGGCAATGGAGGAGATGGGGAACAAAGTGAAAATGACATGGCTGGGGAACACCTCTCGGAACCTGGGGCCGGAAGGGGGAAGACTGAGCGAAGAGCATGAGGAGGCTTTTTAGGGTTTTCATTTTTGTGGaatccagcagaaaagtatcctggaggcaaagagtcaggtgaagagagagtgggaattgtcatggtctcagactTTGGGTTTTCATGCATATATAATTATGCATAGCTTACCACATTGTTAATACTGTTAtgttttgtgtgtctgtttgttgcTTTCCAAGTCTTATGCTATCACTCTCTTATGAACTAGAAGGAGAAAGTGGAGAAACTAAAAGCAGCTCCAGCTGGAGGGGAGGAAGCCaacagcttcagctggaatgtcattttgttgtgtgatgagaGATTGAAATTAAGATTGTATTTGTTGTGATCATAGATCAGAGGCCATAAGTATCTGAGTTTGTAAACCTCACGGTGAATGTTTTGTTATCATTGTTTGTTCATTTATAAtcatgttttattatttttttgttcatGTTTTGTTATCATTGTTTGTTCATTTATAAGTAATTTCCAAGTTTAAGTAAGTTGAACAGTAGGAAGCTATTGTTCAAGAGGAGGgactgttgggttctgagaatatgaaatatacttattcatgtcactgatggagtgctgaggtttagagggtctacaccagaagttaatggttataggaggaaggtatatagtgtgtgcaactaagcttggaatgtgttgactgcaggaaagtgTTGGGGAaggttccttgttccttgtcaatcattggcttaTTGGTGAAAACACGCAATCAGACAATATCTtctttaagtaaatcaatcaaacctttattaatgcaattgcagacagaagttgacaacggaAACACACCACGCATGTTTcagagtaagttctgcaaaataAAAAAGGTCAAAGTTGCTTTAATATGCTTGCAGTCAACCCCTAGTAATGTAACTGCCTACATCAacaccttctactcatgagaccaagcccatgcatatacagttatGCAAACTTGCAGGAGAAAACAATAGCCCAGCAGTAATTTTCCATTCCTGTGTGGCTTACAGTGGTATGTTTAACTTGTCTCCTATCTATTTACTCCCCTGCAGGGGTCTGTGTCTATGTATCTCTTTTAGCCTTGAGGCGCTttctcacagacaccctgttttcactgcaATGGCTCACATATCTGCTCAGACCGTTTCTTATAAGAGGCAGAGACTAGAAAATAACTGTGGAACAGTATTAAACCTTATAAGGAATATATTGCTAATCTGTGGTCCAGTACCGTATAAATGTAGTGGGGGAGGGTCTTATAGCCCTTCCCCTTCTATTCATACAACATatgcataatcaattattataatacatcaatcatttGGTGCAGCCACTATCATGACCCCAAGGTGACACCCATCAGAAGCGATTacatgtggcaggcattgataaggggagagagctgtggattagtgatggagggaggttgaggtcaggtcaggtcacctTAAGGGAGAAATAAAAGTTTATGGTCCGTATCACTAGTGTCCTGCCTAGCAGTAAAGAATGATGTTTGTACAGATgggtaggaggagactcagcctatGAGGAAcagttaaatatcagtgcttgtgtgaaaatgtttttatctgaatgcagctgtattgacgcTCTGGGCAGAATAAACTTTGTTAAGCTTTCATAAATGTCCTTTGAGTTTtatactctgagaattagaacctcaCACCAGTCATTCATTCTTCGAGAGTCTTTCATGAGACTTGTCTCCTCTCTGTTGTGGTGATCTGAGTTTCTGTTTCCCAGATAGAGGTGATAAACATCCATCTACAGGAAAATCGCCTCCACCCTGCTCTCCACTCCACTCCGATAAACCACATCTATCTAGCAAGTCCTATCGATCTCCAGTGACCTGGTTGTCTGATCCTGTCTCTCCGGGTCCCTTGACCATGATGTTGTCCATCGGATGCTGGTTGATTTCCCCGGGCTTTGCCACGTAGTTCCCTCTAGtggacatcctcctcctctcctggctGGCAGTCAACAGGTTCTCCTTCAGGATGAAGTAGTAGCAGACCCCGTCCGTCAGACAGTTGACACTGCCCAGACAGGTGCTGATGTGGACGAAGTCTCTGAGGGGGTCGATGACGTCTGGGTTCTCTGTGCGGTTCTTGGCCAGGAAGTAGACGACTGCGGCCACGTGGTACGGGATGAAGCACAGCATGAAGGCCACCAGGTTGCTCAGGACGATCTTCACAGACTTGTTGTCCCTCACCTTCTTGTCCAGCGGGTTCCGACGCCGCATATCTCTCAGGATCTGCATCACGCGCACCGAGAAGAACAACATAGTGACAGTGCTGATTGTGAACACCGTCTCCATGGCAACAATGATCCATTTCTTCCCCCAGGTTTCCCTGGAGAATCCTTCGAAACATCTGGTTTCGTTGTTGTGCAGGCTAGTAGTGTTTTTGTTGTGGAGCTCATAGACGGGTGTGGTGAAAGCGAATACCGTCACCCACACAGCCAGGCATACCAGGGCAGCCTTCCGTGGCGACCGTAGACGCTTGCCGTTGAATGGAAACCGCAGAGAAACATATCGGTCGCCTGAGATGCACACGATCAGTACGATGCTCCCATAGATGTTGACGAACACCAGGCTCTCCAGGAAGGTGCAGAAGCCCATGCTCAGGCCCCAGGTGCGGCCGAAGGCGTATATCTTGAAGGGCAGAGAAAAGATGAGAAGGCTGTCGTTGATGATCAGACTGCTGAGGTATACTGTGGACTCAGTCCATCGACGGATCCTGAAGAGGAGGAGCCACAGGGTGGCCAGGTTGAGGGGTAAACCCACCACGAACGTGGGGATGTAGACAATCCATTGTATATAGCACACGTTCCTTTCACACAGTGGCATTTTACTGCAAACAGAGAGGGAAATAGAATACGCATATAAATGTCATTGCACTTTCACTTATGACacaaatccaatcaaattgtgTTGATCACataaacatatttagcagatgttattgcaggtgtagcaaaatgcttgtgttcctagctccaacagtgcagtagtatctaataGTTCGCAAAAATACACactaatctaaaagtaaaataattgaatttagaaatatataaatattagattgagctatgtcggagtggcattgactaaaatacagcagaatagaatacagtatatacatatgagatgagtaaagcagtatgtaaacattatttaaacattattaaagtaactagtgttccattcttaaagtggccagtgattacaagtctatgtatatagggcagcagcctctaaggtacagggttacgtaaccgggtggaagccggctagtgatggctatttaacagtctgatgtcttgagatagaagctgtttttcagtctctcggtctcagctttgatgcacctgtactgacctcgcaatctggatgatagcgaggtgaacaggcagtggctcgggtggtccttcctgtgacattgggtgctgtaggtgtcctggagggcaggtagtttgcccccggtaatgcgttgggcagactgcaccgcCCTATTGAGAGCTctgcagttgtgggcggtgcagttgccgtaccaggcgtgatacagcccgataggatgctctcaattgtgcatctgtaaaagttttaggggccaagacaaatttcttcagccactgtctgtgtgggtggaccatttcagatcatcagtgatgtgtacgcagaggaacttgaagctttccaccttctccactgcggtccagtTTATGTGGATAGGGgcttgctccctctgctgtttcctgaagtccacgatcagctcctttgttttgttgatgttgagtgagaggttattttcctggcaccactctcccaggtccctcacctcctccctgtaggctgttccgtcattgttggtaatcaggcctactactgttgtgtcgtctgcaaacttgatgattgagttagaggtgtgcgtggccacgcagtcatgggtgaacagtgtgtacaggacgGGGCTGAGCATGCTTCCCTTgttgggccccagtgttgaagatcagtgaagtggaggtgttgtttcctaccttcactacCTGGGGGCGGACTGTTCggatgtccaggacccagttgcacagggcggggttcagacccaggtccccgagcttaatgatgagcttggagggtattatggtgttgaatactgagctatagtcaatgaacaacattcttacataagtattcattttgtccagatgggatagggcggCGTGCAGTGTGATGgagattgcattgtctgtggacctattggggtccACAGACGCAAattgcaaattgaagtgggtttagggtggcaggtaaggtagaggtgatataatccttaactagcctctcaaagcactaaTAATAATCATTTatatcatttagttcagttacctttgctttcttgggtacggGAACAATgctggacatcttgaagcaagtggggacagcagattgggatagggagagattgaatatgtccgtaaacactccagccagctggtctgcgaatgctctgagaacgcggctagggatgccatctaggctggcagccttgtgagggttaacacgtttaaatgtcttactcacttcggccatggagaaggagagtccacagttcttggtagcgggccgtgtcggtggcactgtgttatcctcaaagcgggcgaagaaggtgtttagcttgtccggaagcaagacatcGTTGTccatgacgtggctggttttctctttgtagtccatgattgtctgtaaACCCTGCCATCGGCTCTAAGAACCGGctcttgtaggtgaacgttgggagctggctcgcatatcagaagagccgaatctatttataaaaaaataaaaaaataaagatatgaataatcaaaagattgaaatgaattgaattaactaattcaaagaacgaaaaaaattaaataataatataggcctaaatgctcaagcgcacacattcgttctgtctgctcagactaacagcctcacctgttgttcctgtcaatccAACACGCAGTGTCAACCAATAAACCAAAGGTGCgtgagggagggccgagccaacACATAGTCACACAATTAGCAGCcgaggagagagaagaagcacagctgtgaaaacaacagctggaaaatgagtcggacgcacagtagcatttggatgcattttaataatgtagacaatgttagagcacagtgtagaatttgccaaaacaaaatctcatataaagccggttctacgcacaacTTACACCGGCATATGtgaactgtgcacccaactgtgaagctagctgtagcggagcttcgagaatctagcgggcctgctagtgatagtggtggagccagcacctccacacgtggagatgtatccactcagtcaagtaggcctactccgcgacccacagcaaagcagtcttctatggaccagtttatgccaaagtctatgtctgtagcaaaacaaggccaaattgatattgcattTGCTAAAATTATTGCCACCAatttccagccattttcgatcgtggaggacagaggttttaaAAACtatagcaatagtctaaatccaatgtacacaattccaagcaAGAAAACCCTTTAaaaatcacttattccacaactgtacgaaggcacacaggcttcagtgcgggaaagagtccaaaaagatactgcagtttgccttaccactgactgctggacatcaagggtaaccacttcttacatgtcagttacatgacacttcattgaagatttttcgatgtctagctgtcttctggactgctttgagttcagcgacagacacacctcagagaacttggcagaggaactgttgagagtggccagagaatggcaGTAGATGgaaagtggtctgttgtgttagcaacaatgcagctaacataaccaaagccatgGAAATGTTTAGATGGCcccatcatccatgtcttgcccacacaatcaacctgattgtaagaaatgctctgaaggtgatgaagctcactgtggacaaagtgaaatacttccacaggagcacagtaggtgctgaacaactaaagtctacacaacgccagatagggatgcctgagctgaggcctaaacaagactgaaccacaaggtggaattcaacattatatgttgaagcggtttcttgagtcaaaggatgccatcatctctaccctggccattgtcaatgcacctgttgaatgtctgacccaagaggaatgggaggtggtggaggaggtgtgcagaGTTCTGGAACCatttgagcaggtcactgtggagatcagtggagagaggtacagtaagcagttattactacatcatcatttaatccagtattatatatgtatatgagcagtagatgagaatgtggtatcagtagacaaaacatgaacctgaactaataagttactgttctctcttttcagctatgtgacaacctcaaaaatgatactcatgtgtaagggtctgcagcgaatcacagccagccgccagagagaaCCAAATGTAACCATACGACATGtgaaaccgctgcacttgaccccaggtttaagaagttagccttcagtgatgccagagcgattgatgaggctattcaaagaataacctcagcagcagggagggacagccccaacagtcagctggctcaggcaccagggcaacagaaagaagagggatcagatggagcagaagcaccagcagtagtgccacaaaACTCTTctgtttggatgctgtttgacgagagagcaactggggatgcagaacgaaggaatccctcagcagatgtCATAATGAaggtccgatcctatttggaggagccccGCCTCCAAAGATCTCcagatcctctgagctggtggaagaacaaggcctcggtctacccacggcttactaaagtcatgacagggagactctgcatagtggccatatccgttccctctgagagggtcttctcgaaaacgggacaaataattactgagagaagaaaccgcatcagcccctcgaaagtAAGGCAGCTagcatttctgaatgcaaatctcataaaagcaaaatatgatcagcattgctgtgtgctgctggttataacatggcaataaagaagagagagaaaagagggaccagtttaatgttttaagtgggatgctgcagttttgcacattgttatttatttttctgtgatatggtgcaatattctattattatgtcgttcagattgtattcgttttgaattgttacatttatatgcactttgtttatatacattaaaaaagttatactttaaatgcacatGTTTAATAGCATCCTTCTTtgttacatttatttcaatttgtgggatgctgcagttttgcaaatTGTTATTtctttttctttgatatggtgaaatattctattatgctgttcaaattgtattcgttttgaatggttagatttatatgcactttgtttatatacattaaaaagttatactttaaatgcataTGTTTAATAACAatctttttcataacaaaccaatgcattttaaatacattgtggttaaggtagagtatgatgTCATTTAATCatttaattagaattgttttaacaccaatcatagtcaaactatcaCAATCTGTTTGACTTGACTTTGGTGAGCTGAGTTGAACGAGCCGGCTCACTGAAAAGagccgg
It contains:
- the gpr55a gene encoding G-protein coupled receptor 55a, with amino-acid sequence MPLCERNVCYIQWIVYIPTFVVGLPLNLATLWLLLFRIRRWTESTVYLSSLIINDSLLIFSLPFKIYAFGRTWGLSMGFCTFLESLVFVNIYGSIVLIVCISGDRYVSLRFPFNGKRLRSPRKAALVCLAVWVTVFAFTTPVYELHNKNTTSLHNNETRCFEGFSRETWGKKWIIVAMETVFTISTVTMLFFSVRVMQILRDMRRRNPLDKKVRDNKSVKIVLSNLVAFMLCFIPYHVAAVVYFLAKNRTENPDVIDPLRDFVHISTCLGSVNCLTDGVCYYFILKENLLTASQERRRMSTRGNYVAKPGEINQHPMDNIMVKGPGETGSDNQVTGDR